The Equus przewalskii isolate Varuska chromosome 22, EquPr2, whole genome shotgun sequence DNA segment TAGCGCGAGCGCAGCCGCCGCAGGTGCCCCTGGAACCAGTCGCGGGCCTCGGGGCGCGTGAAGTCGAGCACGGCGCCGATGCCATTCCACCAGCGCACGAGCGCGGGCAGCCGGCCGGTGGGCTCGCGCACGAACAGCTCGCGCTCTACGCCCTCGCCGAAGCACGACGAGTTGTAGTTGACGAACGGATGCACCCAGAGCGTGACGCGAAAGCCGGCGTCGCGCAGGCGGCGGAACATGTCGCTGGCGTTGGGGAACTTGGCCTCGTCGAAGTCGAAGTCGCCGTAGGCAGGTGTGTACATGTCGTCGATTGCCAGGTGGCTGCTGTTGAAGCGGTGCTGGCGGATCTGCTGGGCCAAACGCAGCACCTTGTCCTGGTTCACGGCGCGCCCGTACAGCACCCACGTGGACCAGATGGGGTCCCGGAAGGCCTCGGGGGCCGGCACCCTCGACGGCTTGTTGAAATAGCGCCGCACCATGTACTTGTGGATGGAGGTGACGTCTGAGCCGACGCACACGCGGTAGCTGAGCTCCGGCGCCGCGGCGTGGCCGGCGGGCGGCTTGTAAGGCGTGTCGTGGTAGCGCGCCTGCAGCCGCAGCGAGCGCTCGGTGCTGTTCCAGCCCAAATGGAAGGGCACTGAGTCGTTGACCTTGATGGCAGCCGCACGCGACGACAGCCAATAGCGCTCGAGGATGCCTCCGAACGCGGCATTGGAGGAAAAGACGTCACTGGTGACGAAGGGCTGCGGCTCCTGCTGGCCGTCCAGGCGGATGGGCCAGTGCTGCGTCCTCATCTCGGCGCCCCCGTACCAGTGTGCCGCCGCGTCTCCCAGGAACATGGCGTGCTCCACAGCGCGCCCCGGCACCGCCTCCTCCCAGCGCACGCGGTAGCACATGACCGTGTCCTTGGGCCGCACTGTCTGGATGAAGAAGTGCAGAGGGCGCCCGTCGGCCGTGCGCGAGCAGCCGAGCAGGGCGCCGTCGCGGCTGCAGGAGTCGAGGTCCAGCGCGCCCGAGCGGAAGGCCAGGCGGAAGACCTGCTCGCCCTTCTGGTTGCGGATGGAGAAGCCGCCGCGGTTGAGGTCCAGCAGCTCGGTTCGCAGGCGTTCCGCCTTGCGTAGAGAAGCGCTGTAGTAGCACCAGGCCACCACCGCGGCCAAcaccagcagcagccccagcaccGCGGAGCCCAGCAGCGGCTTCAGCTCTTTGGACGGCTTGGGCTTGGAAGGCGAGAAATTGTCAGGCACGAAGGTGTACATGGCTGCGGCAGCGACGGCCTCGGGACTTTTACGGCCTGTGTGGCTCCCAGGGCGGCGGCGGGGATAGGCCTGGCTCTTCTCGTCAGGCTTCTGGGGCATCAGCCCCCAGTTAAGGAAGGCGTGGGCAGTGGGGCCACCCGACAAAGCCCATCTGAACCTGGCCTGCCTAAgtctagaaggggaagagagaggtggaACTGAGCTTTCTCATTCCATAGTATTTCCATTTGctgcagcaaaaaaaagaagaggtgtATACTTTGGGAAGGTGTATACCAGGACGTAAGAGCTGGGACGTAAGGTCTTGACTCTGACCAGGACAATCTGTCTGTGTCTTACCCTTCCTTTCTCATGGGCCCCAGTGCTTGCCAAAATTAGTCAGGACTCTGAATGGGGAGGGGCAGATGGTATGCATCCTCATTCTCCTGGTGGAGGGACAAACCAGACAGGGCTGGGAGCTGTCCATGATCACAGACTAAGTCAGGCCTCCCTGGATCACACAGGGACGCAGAGCAGGCTGAAGAGAAGGGGAGGCATCTGGAGAGAGCCTGGTTTCCCAAAGATGTGGCCATAGTGGGGGAGGGGGCATAAGCCAGCCAGCTCCTTGAGACCTTTAACAGGGCAGTAGGCTGGCTTGCCTGTCCccggagggggagaggagagaggagaggggaacagCTCAGGTAAGGAATGTAATCTTGAATCAGAAGCCCAGTTAAACCTGGAGATTAGAGAAGATACACAAAGCCAGACTCAGTCCTATAGCCTGGTTTGGAGGCAGGCAGGGTCGGGTTGGACGTAAGGGCTGGGGTCAGGAGCCTAGCATGGGGGCTATGGTGGCTTCTCAGATCCCCCCCTTTGCCCTCAAACTCCACCCTGTTCTCAGCTACCGATCTCCAGGTCCAtctccctgcccaccttcctgctctgctccctgCAGCACATCTGTGGGCCAGCCACCTCCTGGCTTTCCTCAACCACTTGCCCACTGTCCTGCTGCTCCTGCTCTCGCTTGGGCACTGCCATTTCTCTGAATTACTGCAACACTTCCCATAGGCCTCCCTACTCCCAACTTCTTTCCCCTCAATGCCTTCTGCTCACAGCAGCCATAGTGATCTCTCTAAAGTACTTAACAGACTACCAGAGGGCAGCTCATGACCTCCATAAGGAAGTGCAGAAGTGTCAGCTTTGCAATTGAAGCCCAAAACATGGTgtggtctttgtttttgttttgttttcttttggtgaggaagattcaccctgagctaacatctgttgccaatcttcctctttttgcttgaggaagattagccctgagctaacatctgtgccagtcttcctctattttgtatgtgggtcacagccGTAGCAtcgccactgatgagtggtgtaggtctgcgcccaggaactgaacctgggctgccaaagcagagtgcactgaacttaaccactaggccacggggccggccccagcatgaTGTGATCTTATCTGCCTTTCTGATTCCATTTCCAGCCAAGCCTATCCTGTGACTACCAGCTCATTCCTTCTTCAACCTAAATCCTTCAGGCCACCTGCTTTAGGAGATTTCATCCACCCCTCTTGGGCCAGCGTCTCTCCCTCACCTACCAGCTCTCCAGGGATGAGAACCCCCTCCCCCACTACACACATACACTCTCACACACTGTAGGGTAAACATCCAGATATGACTGCAGGGAAACATAGACCTggggggaggtgtgtgtgtgtgtcccaatCTGCTGCTCGAGGCCACTGATCCTTCCTCTCTCAGCCCTCAGGGCAGGGTCCAGTAAGGAAATAGCACGAGccaggtgcacacacacagacatactcaCTGCCAGCCAGCTGGCTGCCCACCTGCTCCAGCTgaggggaaggagacagggagacTGGCAAACAGTAATTAGCCTCCTCCCAGATGCCAGCGTCTAGTCTCTAAGTCCCCAGTGACTTCCTAGGAGATGCCAGAACTGCTCAGGGTTCCCCTCCCCTACCTTTCCCACGAAGAGACTATCAAGAATGCCAGACACAGATTGGAATTTTGATCCCAGGTGTCAGTATACAGCTCCCCACAATGCCCTCCCACCGCCACCAGGGAGGTGCTATCTCAGTGCCTCATTCTCTGTGCTCCCTCTCCCCGACTCCCTAAGCTGGTCAGTTCCAGCTGGTCTGGAACAGCCTCTTATTCCCCTCCCAGCCCACCCAACTTAGCTTTCAgaactcccccaccccacagtggACTCCCCTTCCTGTAGGTACAGGTTAGAAAAGTCCTCCTGGAAAATGCAGGCAGTGGCCTTTAGCTGATGCTCTCAAGCGAGGCAGAACCCAAAAAGGCCTCAGGTGGCCTAGGCCAGACCTGCTGTACATTAATAGTCATCATTCGACACAACCAAGGCCCCAGTCTGGGCACTAAGGGAATAGGGGAAAGGCTTCATATCGGAATCAGACAGAGGCCCCTCATCCTCAAAACTTACATACTAAGTCAGCCCATCTCATGACCCCTGGAGGCTTGGAGAGGCTACCAAGGTGACCTCAAAAACCCTTTCCAACACTTAGATTCTGAGAATCTTAATTTTCTAGGATTCCGAGGTTCTTTGATGAAGGACAGGAGCCCTGGGCACCCACTGCATGAGGCATTGGGCTGCTCTCTCCAAAGCCACCACAGCATCCAACCCTAACAATGATGCCGAATGGAGGCATAGCCACGCTCATTTTCCAGCTGGGGAAACAGTGGCCCAAACAGAAAAAGGAACTTGTTTGAAGTCACCCAGTAGCAAGGTTGTCTGAATCCAAAATCCCAGCTTAACTCTCCACAGCATAAGTTTTAGGAGATGGGAGATAATGGTCTGACCGCCCGTCTGGACCCAGCAGAGGAAAGGAGCTTTGTGGCCAAGAGGGTGGGACAGGCTTCCATCAggtgggtgtggggtgtgggCATGGTGAGGCCTGTCTTCCCAAGGGCTGCgtgctccaggaagccttcttggGGGTGGGAAAGGGGCAATTTTAATGGCATCTGGTACTAGGGCTGTGGGAGAGGAACTGTGGTTCCGGTGTTAACGGTGGCGCTAGAGACCCCTGTAATCTGCCGCCTCCGCCGTCTGGCCAACCGCAGGCTAATGACGGCAGGTGGGGTCTGCCCTAGCCAAGCCTCTCCCCACTTGACGCTCACGCTCAGTCTTGGCTGCCAGCCCCTAGCCGGGTCTGACGGGGAGGGCCCGGCCCGGCCCAACTGAGGGGAAGCTATTCTAAGCTGAGTCGTTTGTCGAACACAATtcccggggggtgggggtggaaatgTCAAAGGCAACTCGATCCGGCCCatctccctgccctgcccagcgcCGGGATCCGGCGGAATCTAGTGACTGCGCCGACAGCCTAGAATACTCCACATCCACCCAGCGCTACAGCTACAATGTCCGAAGGGACAGGCTGAGGTCAAGGGGCCGGTCGCACGCTGGGACCCGCGGccagaggaggggcccaggtgtCCAGGCTCGCGCCACCTACTCATTGGTAGGAGCAAAAGTTCAAGAAGTGTGCTCCCTCAGCAACCCCCCCAAGTCCTCCCGCTGGGCTCACTCACGGCAGTGACCCCAGAAGTGGGGTGAAGGGAGGCTCCCGCAGATCCCCTCCACGCTAGCGGGAGCTGAGCGGCCACGGCGCGGCGCGGGCGCTGCCTGCCTGGGGACAGCTGAGGCCTCCTCGGGCCCCGCCCTCTGGCTGCTCGGCCACGCCCCGGTAGGTCCGTCTAGCCTCGGGCCTCGGAGTCCAGCCCCGCCTCGGGCGCCcgacccctcctcccacattgtCACGCGGACTTGAGGCCCCGCCTCTTGGCCCCCACCGTCCTCCTACTGCTGGGTGCCCGACTCGGGGCATCTCAGGCCGGCCGCGAGCCGGGTGCATCCCGGCTCCGCCCCCCACCTGCAGGCCCGCCCCCGCTGGGCAGTAGCTTACCACCTGCGGGCGGGGCTCTGGCCCAGGCCTGCCGGGAAGTGTAGTTCTGGAGGAAGGAGCCTCGTGGGGCTTCTTGCACCTCTCGGCTAAATTCGGGATGtgtctgaggaggagagagacgcaGGGTAAAgggacagggctggcccttggcatTCCTTCCGCTCCAGACTTGAGGAGGTGGAGGCCGTCTCGGTACAACGCTGTCACTAGCTCTCCACATGGAAAAAGTTTTCCCATAAGAAAAATGTAGCGGAATTCCGGGAGGATCTCAGCGGCTCAGGGCAGGGCAGATCCAATCAAGGACCCCATGGGGGAGCCTAGTTCCAACAGCCGGGAAGCCCAAGCTGAGAAGACCAGCTTCCGCTCAGTATTTTGCAACCCCCGCCCACCCTCGTAGTGACAGCCGTTAGAAATGCCTGTGCTGTGAGGAGGTGGGTGTGCCCCGCCATACCCCTGccccaggaggaagtggggtGCGAAAATACTGAAGATCCCAGAGATTCCACAACACCCCACCCCTTGCTCCCCGAGGGACGGAGAAGCAgggctttgttttttaatttgacgTTTCTTGGTGATGAAACTCTCCAAAATGATGTTTTGGACCCTTGGACttgggtggggagggcagcaggggtgTCTGGACATAGGCTTTTTGGGAGCTGTGATGGAGACTctgggagcagagcccaggagtTTTGGGTATAGGGACGGGGCTCTGACTGCAGAATGGAGGATTCTGGGTCTACTGAGatgctggggagaggagagcatCTAGGGTTGGGGGATATGGGGGAAATGTC contains these protein-coding regions:
- the MYORG gene encoding myogenesis-regulating glycosidase — protein: MPQKPDEKSQAYPRRRPGSHTGRKSPEAVAAAAMYTFVPDNFSPSKPKPSKELKPLLGSAVLGLLLVLAAVVAWCYYSASLRKAERLRTELLDLNRGGFSIRNQKGEQVFRLAFRSGALDLDSCSRDGALLGCSRTADGRPLHFFIQTVRPKDTVMCYRVRWEEAVPGRAVEHAMFLGDAAAHWYGGAEMRTQHWPIRLDGQQEPQPFVTSDVFSSNAAFGGILERYWLSSRAAAIKVNDSVPFHLGWNSTERSLRLQARYHDTPYKPPAGHAAAPELSYRVCVGSDVTSIHKYMVRRYFNKPSRVPAPEAFRDPIWSTWVLYGRAVNQDKVLRLAQQIRQHRFNSSHLAIDDMYTPAYGDFDFDEAKFPNASDMFRRLRDAGFRVTLWVHPFVNYNSSCFGEGVERELFVREPTGRLPALVRWWNGIGAVLDFTRPEARDWFQGHLRRLRSRYAVASFKFDAGEVSYLPRDFSTYRPLPDPSVWSRRYTEMALPFFSLAEVRVGYQSQNISCFFRLVDRDSVWGYDLGLRSLIPAVLTVSMLGYPFILPDMVGGNAVLERTAGGGGVPERELYVRWLEVAAFMPAMQFSVPPWQYDAEVVAIAHKFAALRASLVAPLLLELAGEVTDTGDPIVRPLWWIAPGDETAHRIDSQFLIGDTLLVAPVLEPGKQERDVYLPAGKWRSYKGELFDKTPVLLTDYPVDLDEVAYFIWAS